In a single window of the Actinomycetota bacterium genome:
- a CDS encoding chlorite dismutase family protein: MADHSDAHDRAPADGAVAPSVGLAVVHLFVKPTGSFDAAALQAAVKDAIEAGTQVVCASMLGHKADAALMALAPDWRDLRRFQSAVQACGLDVVDSYVSLTEVSEYAKGMPEQMLQARLYPQLPPAGKPAFCFYPMSKRREAHANWFTLPFDERNELMHEHGRSGRTFAGRVLQVVTGSTGIDDFEWGVTLFAQRPDDLKEVVYTMRFDEASARFADFGTFYVGSVVTADELAELL, from the coding sequence ATGGCCGATCACTCCGACGCCCACGACCGCGCACCGGCCGATGGCGCGGTGGCCCCCAGTGTGGGCCTGGCCGTCGTTCACCTGTTCGTCAAGCCCACCGGGTCGTTCGACGCCGCCGCGCTGCAGGCAGCGGTGAAGGACGCGATCGAAGCCGGGACGCAGGTGGTGTGCGCCTCGATGCTCGGACACAAGGCCGATGCTGCGCTGATGGCGCTGGCTCCGGATTGGCGCGACTTGCGACGCTTCCAGTCCGCGGTGCAGGCTTGCGGCCTCGACGTGGTCGACAGCTACGTCTCGTTGACCGAGGTCAGCGAGTACGCGAAGGGCATGCCCGAGCAGATGCTGCAGGCCCGGCTGTATCCCCAGCTTCCCCCTGCGGGGAAGCCGGCGTTCTGCTTCTACCCGATGAGCAAGCGGCGCGAGGCCCACGCCAACTGGTTCACGTTGCCCTTCGACGAGCGCAACGAGCTGATGCACGAGCACGGTCGTTCTGGTCGGACGTTCGCCGGCAGGGTGCTGCAGGTGGTCACCGGATCCACCGGAATCGACGACTTCGAATGGGGCGTGACCCTCTTCGCGCAGCGTCCCGACGACCTGAAAGAGGTCGTGTACACGATGCGCTTCGACGAGGCCTCGGCGCGCTTCGCCGATTTCGGCACGTTCTACGTCGGTTCGGTCGTCACCGCCGACGAGCTTGCCGAGCTGCTCTAG